From one Lycium barbarum isolate Lr01 chromosome 6, ASM1917538v2, whole genome shotgun sequence genomic stretch:
- the LOC132599851 gene encoding transcription factor MUTE encodes MLERQKSKNINTRNIGIKKKKNTIMSHIAVERNRRRQMNENLKVLRSLTPCFYIKRGDQASVIAGVIEFIKELHLVLQSLEAKKRRKSLSPSPGPSTPRPLQLSPTPESPFNNNFKELGACCNSPVADVEAKICGSNVMLRTISKRIPGQIVKIINVLEKLSFEILHLNISTMQDTVLYSFVIKIGLECQLSVEELAVEVQKSFSSDVFCISEI; translated from the exons ATGCTTGAGAGACAAAAATCTAAAAACATAAACACACGCAATATAggtatcaagaaaaaaaaaaacacgatcATGTCTCACATAGCAGTGGAGAGAAACAGGAGAAGACAAATGAATGAAAATCTCAAGGTTTTGCGTTCCTTAACCCCTTGTTTCTACATCAAAAGG GGTGATCAAGCATCAGTTATAGCAGGAGTAATTGAATTCATCAAGGAGTTACACTTAGTTCTACAATCTCTAGAGGCGAAAAAGCGACGAAAGAGCCTAAGTCCTAGCCCTGGTCCTAGTACTCCAAGGCCATTGCAACTAAGTCCCACACCTGAAAGTCCATTTAATAATAACTTCAAGGAACTTGGAGCATGCTGCAATTCTCCAGTGGCTGATGTTGAAGCAAAAATATGTGGATCAAATGTTATGTTGAGAACAATCTCAAAGAGGATTCCTGGTCAAATTGTGAAGATAATCAATGTGTTAGAGAAGCTTTCTTTTGAGATTCTTCATCTCAACATCAGCACCATGCAGGATACAGTTCTATACTCCTTTGTCATCAAG ATAGGACTGGAGTGCCAACTGAGTGTGGAAGAGCTAGCCGTGGAAGTTCAAAAAAGCTTCTCATCTGATGTTTTTTGTATCAGTGAAATATAG
- the LOC132644251 gene encoding uncharacterized protein LOC132644251 → MGGCSSNEQITNRVELDDNNIQEENLEEVTKKPDTVPKNQELLNDLDNCIPKNIYEPSRWNIVDTKLRDLLVEKGPIRITDINFSKDNLSRHFSTTHYIQILENGERHERQWLIYSKDLDEVFCFCCKLFSTTARTCNSKLASKGSNDWRNLIAKLKDHEVTMRILLI, encoded by the coding sequence ATGGGAGGATGTTCTTCAAATGAACAAATCACTAATAGAGTTGAGTTAGATGATAATAATATTCAGGAAGAAAATCTAGAAGAAGTTACTAAGAAACCTGACACAGTTCCAAAAAATCAAGAACTCCTAAATGATTTAGATAATTGCATCCCTAAAAATATATATGAACCAAGTCGATGGAATATTGTAGATACAAAGTTGAGAGATCTATTAGTAGAAAAAGGACCAATTAGAATAACTGACATAAATTTTTCAAAGGATAATCTCTCTAGACATTTTTCTACAACACATTATATTCAAATATTGGAAAATGGAGAAAGACATGAAAGACAATGGTTAATTTACTCTAAAGATTTGGATgaagttttttgtttttgttgtaaaTTATTTAGTACAACTGCTCGTACTTGTAACAGCAAACTAGCTAGTAAAGGTAGTAATGATTGGAGAAATCTTATTGCTAAGCTTAAAGATCATGAAGTAACaatgagaatattattaataTGA